A single region of the Phragmitibacter flavus genome encodes:
- a CDS encoding peroxiredoxin yields the protein MKKFLTFISAMSIVAATSLHAGQGVKIDPPVDAPAIEATDQNGKTVKLAETYQATPYVAVFFYPKADTPGCTKQACAMRDSHADLAKAGISVIGVSADTVEAQKKFSDKYNFPYPLLADPEGKVIDAFAVTKNDRGMATRQAFIIKNGKVVWHDPKASTEDQAIDIIKAVQSLE from the coding sequence ATGAAAAAATTCCTCACCTTCATATCCGCCATGTCCATCGTCGCCGCCACCTCCCTCCACGCCGGTCAGGGCGTCAAAATCGATCCTCCGGTCGACGCGCCGGCCATCGAAGCCACCGACCAGAACGGCAAAACCGTCAAACTGGCCGAGACCTACCAGGCAACCCCCTACGTCGCCGTTTTCTTCTACCCGAAAGCCGACACCCCAGGCTGCACCAAACAGGCTTGTGCCATGCGTGACTCCCACGCCGACCTTGCCAAAGCCGGCATCAGCGTCATCGGCGTCAGCGCCGATACCGTCGAAGCCCAGAAAAAATTCTCCGACAAATACAACTTCCCCTATCCCCTGCTCGCTGATCCAGAAGGCAAAGTCATCGACGCCTTCGCCGTCACCAAAAACGACCGTGGCATGGCCACCCGTCAGGCCTTCATCATCAAAAACGGCAAAGTCGTCTGGCACGACCCCAAAGCCAGCACCGAAGATCAGGCCATCGACATCATCAAGGCAGTTCAATCCCTTGAGTGA
- a CDS encoding peroxiredoxin: MKTLSLLPLLLTMSLFSSNASAADSKAFEPYAAPVIEAQDQDGKTVKLSDVYAKGTTLVYFYPKADTPGCTAQACSLRDAYTDLTKAGVQVIGVSTDNVGSQKKFAEKYNLPFTLLADPDGKIVKAFGVKKIPLVGMASRQAFLVKDSKVIWHDAKASTAEQAADVLAALKNSK; encoded by the coding sequence ATGAAAACACTTTCCCTCCTACCCCTTCTCCTCACCATGTCCCTCTTCAGCTCCAACGCCTCAGCCGCCGACTCCAAGGCTTTCGAACCCTACGCCGCACCCGTCATCGAAGCCCAGGATCAGGATGGCAAAACCGTCAAACTGAGCGACGTCTACGCGAAAGGCACCACCCTCGTTTATTTTTATCCTAAGGCCGACACCCCCGGCTGCACCGCCCAGGCCTGCTCGCTTCGCGACGCCTACACCGACCTCACCAAAGCAGGCGTTCAGGTCATTGGCGTCAGCACCGACAATGTGGGCTCCCAGAAAAAGTTCGCCGAAAAGTATAACCTGCCCTTCACCCTTCTCGCCGATCCTGATGGCAAGATCGTCAAAGCCTTCGGTGTGAAAAAGATCCCCCTCGTTGGCATGGCCAGCCGCCAGGCGTTCCTTGTTAAAGACAGCAAAGTCATCTGGCACGATGCCAAGGCCAGCACCGCCGAACAAGCCGCCGACGTCCTCGCCGCCCTCAAAAATTCCAAGTAG
- a CDS encoding SMP-30/gluconolactonase/LRE family protein: protein MKSRRSFLAGFATAAVAAGSSNLFGRDFGPGAAPVGYPDPDVVALDPSFRKYIVGNTPIQRLHTGCLWAEGPAWNGTGNYLVWSDIPNNVQMRWLGEDGHVSVMRNPSNNSNGNTFDGQGRQISAEHLTRRVVRYEMDGKMTVLADKFEGKRFNAPNDVVVHPDGGVWFTDPGYGSMGDYEGQKGPLDLKPAVYRIDPGNKAVTKVTDVEERPNGLCFSPDYKKLYVVDTGKESNINVYDVVDKVKVNFKSRFASMQLHTRDSLRDTVYQSDPERYDKMSAVERMEFFDKLAAPAQMKGKAGELQKASSGRGGSDGVRCDVDGNVWASAGWVGDGYNGVHVLNPEGDRIGLIKLPETAGNLCFGGPKRNRLFVVASQSLYSVYVNTRGAHWC from the coding sequence AGCACCGGTTGGATATCCTGATCCTGATGTGGTGGCGTTGGACCCGAGTTTTCGGAAATATATCGTGGGAAACACGCCTATTCAGCGATTGCACACGGGCTGCTTGTGGGCAGAGGGTCCGGCCTGGAACGGGACGGGGAATTACCTGGTGTGGAGCGACATCCCCAACAATGTCCAGATGCGCTGGCTAGGGGAGGACGGTCATGTGAGTGTGATGCGCAATCCCTCCAACAACAGCAATGGCAACACCTTTGATGGGCAGGGTAGGCAGATAAGTGCCGAGCATTTGACGCGTCGGGTGGTGCGATACGAAATGGACGGCAAGATGACGGTGCTGGCGGACAAGTTTGAAGGGAAGCGATTTAATGCGCCGAATGATGTGGTGGTGCATCCGGATGGCGGCGTGTGGTTTACGGATCCGGGTTATGGCAGCATGGGCGATTATGAGGGGCAAAAGGGGCCGCTCGATTTGAAGCCGGCGGTGTATCGGATTGATCCTGGGAACAAAGCGGTGACCAAGGTGACCGATGTGGAGGAGCGACCCAATGGGTTGTGTTTTTCGCCGGACTACAAGAAGCTGTATGTCGTGGATACGGGGAAGGAATCGAACATCAACGTGTATGACGTGGTGGACAAGGTGAAGGTGAACTTCAAGTCGAGGTTTGCGTCGATGCAATTGCACACGAGGGACAGCTTGCGCGATACCGTTTATCAAAGTGACCCGGAGCGGTATGACAAGATGTCGGCGGTGGAGCGGATGGAGTTTTTTGACAAGCTGGCAGCACCTGCACAGATGAAGGGCAAGGCCGGGGAACTGCAAAAGGCGTCGAGCGGCCGTGGCGGTTCAGACGGTGTGCGTTGTGATGTGGATGGTAACGTGTGGGCGAGCGCTGGCTGGGTGGGGGATGGATACAACGGCGTTCACGTTCTCAACCCGGAAGGTGATCGGATCGGTTTGATCAAGCTGCCGGAGACGGCGGGCAATTTGTGCTTCGGCGGGCCGAAGCGGAACCGGTTGTTTGTGGTGGCCAGCCAGAGTCTCTACAGCGTGTATGTCAACACGCGCGGGGCGCATTGGTGCTGA